In Triplophysa rosa linkage group LG7, Trosa_1v2, whole genome shotgun sequence, the following proteins share a genomic window:
- the rhcgl1 gene encoding rh family, C glycoprotein, like 1 isoform X2: MTKNTNIRISLPAVCVVWQIAMIILFGVFIRYDEESDAHWIEHMKEENISSHMENDFYYRYPSFQDVHVMIFVGFGFLMTFLKRYSFGAVGFNFLIAAFGIQWALLMQGWFHSFDKEDWKIKIGIENLINADFCVAGCLIAYGALLGKVSPVQLMVLTLFGVTLFAVEEYIILELLHVKDAGGSMVIHTFGAYYGLTISWVLYRPNLFQSKRLQGSVYHSDVFAIIGTLFLWMFWPSFNSAIADHGDGQHRAAINTYLALAASVLTTFAISSFSQKHGKLDMVHIQNATLAGGVAMGTVSEFMITPYGSLIVGFCTGIISTFGYWFLTPFMEKTLKIQDTCGIHNLHAMPGVLGGIVGAITAAAASESVYGREGLINTFDFKEATANRTVNVQGGYQAAGLCVAIAFGLIGGALVGGILKLPIWGDPADANCFEDEVYWEAASSRGLI; encoded by the exons atgaccAAAAACACTAATATTCGAATCAGTCTTCCAGCCGTTTGCGTTGTCTGGCAGATTGCTATGATCATCTTGTTTGGTGTGTTCATCCGTTATGATGAGGAGTCTGATGCCCACTGGATTGAACATATGAAAGAGGAAAACATTTCTAGTCATATGGAGAATGACTTTTACTATAGATACCCAA GCTTTCAGGATGTGCATGTAATGATCTTTGTCGGTTTTGGATTTCTCATGACTTTTCTGAAGCGCTATAGTTTTGGTGCAGTCGGCTTCAACTTCCTCATTGCGGCCTTCGGGATTCAGTGGGCTCTGTTGATGCAGGGCTGGTTTCATTCTTTTGACAAAGAAGACTGGAAGATAAAAATTGGGATTGAGAA CCTCATCAATGCAGACTTTTGTGTAGCTGGCTGTCTTATTGCGTATGGTGCTTTACTGGGAAAGGTCAGTCCAGTGCAGTTAATGGTTCTTACACTGTTTGGAGTCACTTTGTTCGCAGTCGAGGAGTATATCATTCTTGAACTCCTACAT GTGAAAGATGCAGGTGGTTCCATGGTCATCCATACTTTTGGAGCATATTATGGTTTGACCATATCTTGGGTTCTCTATCGACCAAATCTATTTCAAAGCAAGCGATTACAAGGGTCGGTTTACCACTCTGACGTATTTGCAATAATTG gCACCCTCTTCCTTTGGATGTTTTGGCCCAGTTTTAATTCCGCCATTGCAGATCATGGAGATGGTCAACACAGAGCAGCTATAAACACTTATCTTGCACTGGCTGCATCAGTTCTTACTACTTTTGCTATTTCAAgtttttcacagaaacatggaaAACTTGACATG GTTCATATTCAAAATGCTACCTTGGCTGGTGGTGTTGCAATGGGGACTGTTTCAGAGTTTATGATTACACCATATGGTTCCCTAATAGTGGGATTCTGTACAGGCATCATTTCCACATTTGGATACTGGTTTCTGACT ccTTTCATGGAAAAAACTCTTAAGATCCAGGACACGTGTGGTATTCATAATCTGCATGCAATGCCTGGAGTTTTAGGAGGGATTGTTGGAGCAATAACAGCTGCTGCTGCCTCTGAATCAGTTTATGGACGTGAGGG GTTGATTAACACTTTCGATTTTAAAGAGGCTACTGCTAACAGAACGGTCAATGTTCAGGGGGGTTACCAGGCCGCTGGTCTTTGTGTAGCAATAGCTTTTGGACTCATAGGTGGCGCTTTGGTTG GGGGGATTCTAAAGCTGCCAATCTGGGGAGACCCAGCAGATGCCAACTGCTTTGAGGATGAGGTTTACTGGGAG gctgcatcctccagaggtctcatttga
- the rhcgl1 gene encoding rh family, C glycoprotein, like 1 isoform X1 — MTKNTNIRISLPAVCVVWQIAMIILFGVFIRYDEESDAHWIEHMKEENISSHMENDFYYRYPSFQDVHVMIFVGFGFLMTFLKRYSFGAVGFNFLIAAFGIQWALLMQGWFHSFDKEDWKIKIGIENLINADFCVAGCLIAYGALLGKVSPVQLMVLTLFGVTLFAVEEYIILELLHVKDAGGSMVIHTFGAYYGLTISWVLYRPNLFQSKRLQGSVYHSDVFAIIGTLFLWMFWPSFNSAIADHGDGQHRAAINTYLALAASVLTTFAISSFSQKHGKLDMVHIQNATLAGGVAMGTVSEFMITPYGSLIVGFCTGIISTFGYWFLTPFMEKTLKIQDTCGIHNLHAMPGVLGGIVGAITAAAASESVYGREGLINTFDFKEATANRTVNVQGGYQAAGLCVAIAFGLIGGALVGGILKLPIWGDPADANCFEDEVYWELPDDEGDNISVSVHSNINHVRSMPPELYERNNQ; from the exons atgaccAAAAACACTAATATTCGAATCAGTCTTCCAGCCGTTTGCGTTGTCTGGCAGATTGCTATGATCATCTTGTTTGGTGTGTTCATCCGTTATGATGAGGAGTCTGATGCCCACTGGATTGAACATATGAAAGAGGAAAACATTTCTAGTCATATGGAGAATGACTTTTACTATAGATACCCAA GCTTTCAGGATGTGCATGTAATGATCTTTGTCGGTTTTGGATTTCTCATGACTTTTCTGAAGCGCTATAGTTTTGGTGCAGTCGGCTTCAACTTCCTCATTGCGGCCTTCGGGATTCAGTGGGCTCTGTTGATGCAGGGCTGGTTTCATTCTTTTGACAAAGAAGACTGGAAGATAAAAATTGGGATTGAGAA CCTCATCAATGCAGACTTTTGTGTAGCTGGCTGTCTTATTGCGTATGGTGCTTTACTGGGAAAGGTCAGTCCAGTGCAGTTAATGGTTCTTACACTGTTTGGAGTCACTTTGTTCGCAGTCGAGGAGTATATCATTCTTGAACTCCTACAT GTGAAAGATGCAGGTGGTTCCATGGTCATCCATACTTTTGGAGCATATTATGGTTTGACCATATCTTGGGTTCTCTATCGACCAAATCTATTTCAAAGCAAGCGATTACAAGGGTCGGTTTACCACTCTGACGTATTTGCAATAATTG gCACCCTCTTCCTTTGGATGTTTTGGCCCAGTTTTAATTCCGCCATTGCAGATCATGGAGATGGTCAACACAGAGCAGCTATAAACACTTATCTTGCACTGGCTGCATCAGTTCTTACTACTTTTGCTATTTCAAgtttttcacagaaacatggaaAACTTGACATG GTTCATATTCAAAATGCTACCTTGGCTGGTGGTGTTGCAATGGGGACTGTTTCAGAGTTTATGATTACACCATATGGTTCCCTAATAGTGGGATTCTGTACAGGCATCATTTCCACATTTGGATACTGGTTTCTGACT ccTTTCATGGAAAAAACTCTTAAGATCCAGGACACGTGTGGTATTCATAATCTGCATGCAATGCCTGGAGTTTTAGGAGGGATTGTTGGAGCAATAACAGCTGCTGCTGCCTCTGAATCAGTTTATGGACGTGAGGG GTTGATTAACACTTTCGATTTTAAAGAGGCTACTGCTAACAGAACGGTCAATGTTCAGGGGGGTTACCAGGCCGCTGGTCTTTGTGTAGCAATAGCTTTTGGACTCATAGGTGGCGCTTTGGTTG GGGGGATTCTAAAGCTGCCAATCTGGGGAGACCCAGCAGATGCCAACTGCTTTGAGGATGAGGTTTACTGGGAG
- the rhcgl1 gene encoding rh family, C glycoprotein, like 1 isoform X3, translated as MTFTIDTQRYSFGAVGFNFLIAAFGIQWALLMQGWFHSFDKEDWKIKIGIENLINADFCVAGCLIAYGALLGKVSPVQLMVLTLFGVTLFAVEEYIILELLHVKDAGGSMVIHTFGAYYGLTISWVLYRPNLFQSKRLQGSVYHSDVFAIIGTLFLWMFWPSFNSAIADHGDGQHRAAINTYLALAASVLTTFAISSFSQKHGKLDMVHIQNATLAGGVAMGTVSEFMITPYGSLIVGFCTGIISTFGYWFLTPFMEKTLKIQDTCGIHNLHAMPGVLGGIVGAITAAAASESVYGREGLINTFDFKEATANRTVNVQGGYQAAGLCVAIAFGLIGGALVGGILKLPIWGDPADANCFEDEVYWELPDDEGDNISVSVHSNINHVRSMPPELYERNNQ; from the exons ATGACTTTTACTATAGATACCCAA CGCTATAGTTTTGGTGCAGTCGGCTTCAACTTCCTCATTGCGGCCTTCGGGATTCAGTGGGCTCTGTTGATGCAGGGCTGGTTTCATTCTTTTGACAAAGAAGACTGGAAGATAAAAATTGGGATTGAGAA CCTCATCAATGCAGACTTTTGTGTAGCTGGCTGTCTTATTGCGTATGGTGCTTTACTGGGAAAGGTCAGTCCAGTGCAGTTAATGGTTCTTACACTGTTTGGAGTCACTTTGTTCGCAGTCGAGGAGTATATCATTCTTGAACTCCTACAT GTGAAAGATGCAGGTGGTTCCATGGTCATCCATACTTTTGGAGCATATTATGGTTTGACCATATCTTGGGTTCTCTATCGACCAAATCTATTTCAAAGCAAGCGATTACAAGGGTCGGTTTACCACTCTGACGTATTTGCAATAATTG gCACCCTCTTCCTTTGGATGTTTTGGCCCAGTTTTAATTCCGCCATTGCAGATCATGGAGATGGTCAACACAGAGCAGCTATAAACACTTATCTTGCACTGGCTGCATCAGTTCTTACTACTTTTGCTATTTCAAgtttttcacagaaacatggaaAACTTGACATG GTTCATATTCAAAATGCTACCTTGGCTGGTGGTGTTGCAATGGGGACTGTTTCAGAGTTTATGATTACACCATATGGTTCCCTAATAGTGGGATTCTGTACAGGCATCATTTCCACATTTGGATACTGGTTTCTGACT ccTTTCATGGAAAAAACTCTTAAGATCCAGGACACGTGTGGTATTCATAATCTGCATGCAATGCCTGGAGTTTTAGGAGGGATTGTTGGAGCAATAACAGCTGCTGCTGCCTCTGAATCAGTTTATGGACGTGAGGG GTTGATTAACACTTTCGATTTTAAAGAGGCTACTGCTAACAGAACGGTCAATGTTCAGGGGGGTTACCAGGCCGCTGGTCTTTGTGTAGCAATAGCTTTTGGACTCATAGGTGGCGCTTTGGTTG GGGGGATTCTAAAGCTGCCAATCTGGGGAGACCCAGCAGATGCCAACTGCTTTGAGGATGAGGTTTACTGGGAG